CAGTGGCCACACACCGCTTTCTTGGGCGGTCACTGGTTGGAAGCGCGACATTGCCCAGCATCTGGTCGAACTCGGTTCGGAACCAGACCTTTTTTGTGCCGCAGGCCTTGGGATGACGGAAGCGGTCGCGGCGATGTTGGCCTCGGGCAAGCGTTCGTTGAGCCGGGTTGGGAGTTCGCGGTACGACGCGCAGGGCAACCGTGTCCCAGGCCCGCCGATTTCGCGCCGCGACCAGATTTCGGACGGCCTTTACATGGCCTGCCGGAACGGTCACGCTGAAACCGCCCGGTTGCTTTTGGAAGCGGGGGCAGATGTCAATTGGCGGGCCTTTATCGGGGCAACGCCATTGCACTGGGCGGTGCTTGCCGGTTCAAAGGATTGCATTGACCTTTTGGTGGAGAATGGGGCTTCTTGGACAGTTCGTGACGAAGAGTTCCAGGCAACCCCGGCGGAGTTCCCGGGCTTTGTCTTGGTTGGTTGGGGGTTCCCAGATGGCCAAGTCCTCTCCTATTTGGCATCTCAGCCGGCGGCGGCGGCGTTCCAGACCCCAGCCGGAACCCTGTTGCATTTCGCCGTCTTGCGGGATCGGCCCGCCGTGGCGAAGGCGCTGGTTGCTGCCGGAGCCGACCGGCAAGCCAAGGATTCCCAGGGCCGCACGGCATCGCAGTTGGCCGGTGAGCTCGAGCTTGGGTGGTCGCCTTAGCGGTTCAGAATCGGGAGCATCTCCGCCCCCAAGGCGGTGAATGTTTCAGCGTGGGGCGTGAGTTCAGATATCTGGACAACGCGCCCCGCGCGCAACCCAAGCCGGAGGACTTTGTCCATTTGGCCGCCCGGCTTGATCTGAATGCCGTCGAGATGCATGCTGAGGCCGCCGACCACCCGGTCGCGGATCCGGTTCGCGCTGGGGTGGAAGGGGCGGTATGGGTTGACGGCGCTGACGGCGAGGTCGGTCCGGGGGTCGAACTTGTACCGCCACAGCCTCGCCGCGGCAAACGGCTCCTCGCGCAAGTCGTCCCCCAAGGCATTGAAGAGCCCGGTATCCAGAACCAAGATGCGCGGGGCACCCCACCGAAGGGCCGTGACCGCCGACCGCTGGTATTCCGGCGTATCGTGGCCGGTGACCAAAGTCCGCGATCTGAGGACGTGCTGCTCGGTGGCTCTTTCGATCTCGACGAGGGCACCTTCGGTGGAGTTACGGCTGCTAAGGGCGCAAAAGGTGTTGGCCGCCAAAAGCTTGGTATTGCCGTAAAGGTAGAGGAGTTCGGGTGGCTTGGGGTCGAACATCTCAAGCTGGCGAGGATAGTGGGCATCGGCAGCCGTGACGGCGGCAACTCCGAGCGCCGACAGGGTTTTGTCGAGCTCTTTGGCTTGGGCCACCAGGTTTGCCGAATGGTTAAAAAACCATTCGGAAACCGATCGGTTCACGCGATATTCTTCGCGGAGTGCTTCTGGCCCCAAGGCGATGAATTCGTCGGGTGAACGGCCGTAGAGGTCGTTTTTTGTGAGGATGCGGACGATGGTTTTTGCCCCGATGCCTGGCGTGTTGGCAAGGGCAAGGGTGAGGATCCGCCTGGAGGTTGCCATTCCTACCCCAGATATCGGGCGGCGCCAATCATGAGGGTAACCACCTGTTCGCCGCCCTGTTCCATGTTATGAACAACATCGTTGTGGTCCAAGATGGCGCCCGGCATTCCGGCGGCGTGGTTTGTGACCAAAGCGACCACTCCGTAGGGCACTCCCGCTTCCCGCATCACGACGGCTTCGGTTCCGGCTGTCATCCCGACGATGTCACCGCCGATGATTCTGGCGAAATGGATTTCTTGGGGTGTTTCGTATCGTGGACCAGGGTTGTTGACATAAACTGCGGGTTGGTGGAGGTGAATCGAAAGTTCCTCAGCGGCGGCGGCCAGTGAGCCGTGGGCGGGGAACGGGTCTGTAATGGGCGTATGCTCCACCTTTTGGTCGAACATTGTGGTGTTGCGTCCCGACAAGTCCACCATGCCTGTGCACAGGGCCAACGACCCCACAGCCCATTCCGGGCGGAGGCAACCGACCGCGGCGGAAGCAAAACACGCCTTTGCCCGGACGGCCTTGAGTCCCGCGGCGATGGCCCTGTAATTGACCAAATGGGGCGGTGTTTTGTGCCCGGCTGAATGGCGTTGGACGGCAAGGTAGCGGATCCCGTTGTTCTGGAAAACCCGGCCCCGCATGGTTCCAAACGGCGTGGGCACGGCGAGGGCCCGGCCCCCAAACGCCTCCAACCGGGGGCCAATGCCCGTTCCGCCGATCAATGCCAGGTCGACTTCAACCACGCCAGGCAGGATACCGCGCCCCCGATTGGGGGCATACTGGGCCGATGCCTTCTATCACGTTCCACGGTGCGGCCGGCACGGTCACCGGTTCGCGACATTTGCTGGAATACGGCGGCCACAAGGTGTTGGTGGACTGCGGCTTGTTCCAAGGCCCCCGCGAAATCCGCGACAAGAACTGGGAGCCATTCCCGGTCGATCCACGTGAAGTGGACGCGGTGGTCTTGACCCATGCCCACACCGACCACATCGGTTTCTTGCCCAAGTTTGTGAAAATGGGCTACCGCAAAAAGGTCTATGCGACCCTTGGCACGGTCGGCCTTTGCCGGGTGAGCCTTCCCGATAGTGGCCGACTGCAAGAAGAGGAGGCGAAGTTCAGGAATAGGCACGGTGCGACGCGGCACAGTCCGGCCCTCCCGCTTTACACCGAAGCGGACGCCTACGAAACGCTGAATCTGATGGAAAAGCTCCACTACTACCAATGGCAAGAACTGCCGGGCGGGGCGACATTCCGGTACCTGCCGGCGGGGCACATCCTGGGAGCGGCATTTATCGAGTTCTATTTCCCAGATGGCGAGCGGATCCTGATGGGCGGCGACCTTGGACGTTACGATGCGCCGATCATCAAGGATCCGACGCCGGTCGATTTTGCCGAGTACTTGGTGATCGAAAGCACCTATGGCAACCGGCTCCATCCAAAAGGTGACGCCAAAGAGATGCTGCTGGAGGTTGCCGAGCGAGCCATGAGAGATCGGGGGATCGTGCTGGTGCCGAGCTTTGCCATTGGACGAACCCAGGAGCTGCTTTGGTTCTGTAACGAGCTTGAAAAGGAGGGCCGATGGCCCGGTCTGCCGATCTACGTGGATTCGCCAATGGCCAACAAGGCCACGCTACTGTATTTGCAGAGCGAAGAAGACCACGACAACGAAATGAGGATCGACATGCGGGAGGGGCATTCCCCGTTCCGCCCCGACATGGTCCGCTTGATCCAAGACCGCCAGTTCTCGAAGGAACTGAACAGTTCGCCAGGCCCGTGGATGGTGATAGCTGGGAGCGGCATGTGCACGGGTGGCCGGATTCTCCACCACCTTAAAGCCCACATCGACCAACCCGGCACCACGGTTTTGTTCACCGGGTACCAAGCCGAGGGGACACTGGGCCGGGATCTTTTGGAGGGTGCAGAGCATGTCCGGATTTTTGGGGAAGAGTTGCGTGTCGCCGCCCGGTTGGAACGATTGGAGATGTTGAGCGCCCATGCGGACTATTCCGAGATGTTGCGGTGGCTGCGGGGATTCAAGGAACCTCCGAAACACACATTCATCGTCCACGGCGAACCCGATGCCGCCCTGGCTATGAAGCAACACATCATCGACGAATTGGGTTGGCAAAACCTGACGATCCCAGCCCAGGGCGATTCGTTCCAGTTGGAATAACCGATGCCGCGCGACCTGGTTTTTGGGAACGGCCGCTTCTATCTGGCAATGGATCGGCGGGGCCTGATTCGCGAGCTTTGCTGGCCGGTGGTCGGGTCCCCCAACCATTTGGCGGGCCGGAGGATCCGTTTGGCGATCCGGCGGCAAAGCGGTTGGTTTTGCTGGCTCGATGATCCCGGCTGGCGAGTGGATCAATGGTATTGCGGTGATGTCGGCCTCACCGTTTGGCGCGGGTTTGGCTTGACGATCGTGCGCCGGGCGGCGATGGGGGGGCAGGTGGCGGTTCTCGATTACGAAATTGATCTCGATGAGGAGATGGATTTCTTCCAGAGCCAGGAGCTCCGGATTAACGAAACAGATATCGGCGACACCTGCTTCTATGCCCCCGATATCGAACAGATGGTGCATTTTAAGATGGGTGTGTGGGTTGGGTTCGGGGGCCGCGGGGTCGGCCAGAAGATCGACCAGGTCGCTTGCGGGCTGAGCGGCATCCCCGAGCATGAGGGCACTTGGCGCGATGCCGAGGACGGGCACTTGGCCGGCAAGCCGATCGAACAGGGAAGTGTCGACTCGACCTTTGGACTGCGGGTGGAGGGCAAGTGGCAAACGACGATCTCCGTTGCCGAAAGCCTGGAATCGCTCGGCCCGCATGGTGAAGAGGATGCGATCAGGGTTCGGGAGGATTGGATCCGTGCCGGTGTCGTGGCTAAAGGGATCCTTGCGGGGAAGGAACCGCTTCCGGGCCGGGATGGCCCCGAGTGGCTCTCGCCAATCTGCGAGCGGGTCGTCCGTGCCAATACTGGGGAAGGCGGCCGGGTTATCGCAGCAATCGACAGCGACATCATGGGGGTTAACCGCTCGAACTACGCCTACGTGTGGATGCGGGACGCCGTGCTCACGGCGACGGCCCTTGGCGAGCGGGTCGACCTGCCGGGGTTCGTCCCGGAATGCGATACGGGCCGGTTCCTATGGCAGAAGTACCATCCGACCGGGTACCGCGGAAGCACCTGGCACCCACATGCGGGCGATGGCGCATTCCCTTACCAAATGGATGAGACCGCCTTGTTGGTGAGCTTTGCCCATAACAACCAAATGGTCGATAGCCGGATTGAGGGTTGGCTGGCTTTGTTGCGAGAGTCCATTTCGGAGGACGGGATGCCGCGCCCGAGTTGGGATCTGTGGGAGGAGTGTTTTGGAGTTCATTTCTGGACGACGGCAACCGTGGCCCAGGCCTTCTTCGATGCGGGTGAAACCCAAGCGGGGCAAGAATTGGTGGGAGCGATGAGTGAGCACTTCCATCCGGTGGAAGGGCGCATTCCCCGGCGGGTTAACGACCATGTGGCCGATGCTAGCGTCCTGGCCGGTTGCCTTTGGTGCCAACACCTCCGTCCGGCATTCCTCGACCGTTCGGTGGAAATGGTGGAGCAGCATCTTTTGATGTCAACAAACTGCCGGGGGGTCGCCCGGTACGAAGGCGACTACTATTGCCGGGTCCGCGAGGGGTATCCAGGGAATCCCTGGATCATCTGCACAATGTGGTTGGCCCGCGCCTATTGGTTGCAAGGCCGCAAAGACGAGGCGGATGACCTGTTGGTTTGGGCGGAAGACCTGGCCAGTGCCAGTGGGATGCTGGCAGAGCAATACCACCCAGACACCCGGGAACCCCTCAGCGTCTCCCCGTTGACATGGAGCCACGCCGAGTATTTGGAGTCGGCAAGGTTGATCCGGGGTTAGCGGAGCCGCCCCGTTTGCATCGCAGCGGCCCGGGCAATGTCCAGCCGGCCGTTTGGGTTGCCGCCAAGCACGGTGTAGGTCATGCCGTCTTTGTCATACCACCCGACGGCGTCGGAAAAGACGTACATGGCCTTGTTGGCAACCTTGCCCTGTTGTCCGCTGTCCAGGTTCCCGGTTTCGCACCGCCCATAGATGTCGTAGAGGCTGCCCTTGTACTCATACCGGAAGTTGAACCAGCAAGAGCCGCAACGCGTGCCCCGGAGCTGCGCCATCTGCCGCAAGTCCAAGTCGGGGATGGTTCGGTAGAACGTTTCCCGTATTTTGGCGGCCCCGGTTGCCGGGTCGTTGCCGTTCCAGGCCATCACCTGGGCCGATTTGGTTTCGATATGCGCCATGGGCGGGAGTGCTTTTGCCGAAGCGACCACGGGGTTCACCTGGTCTTGGAAGACCCGGTTGGCGGCGATTCCGATGCCGAAGACCGCGATGGCTGCCGCCGCCGCAGGCGCCCATTTGGCAAAAATCTTCCGGGCCTTTGGCCGAGCGATGTCTGCCAAAAGCGGTTGCAAGTTGGGCACAGACTCTTGGAGGGCGACAGAGCGCAGCGCAGACCGGAACGCCTGTGCAGATTCAACATCCTTGGCCAAAGCTTGGTTGCCTTTCAGGACAGCTTGGAACTCTGCCCTTTCCTCCGCCGTCATCCGGTTGTCGAGATAGTCTTCGATGCGGGTGTGGTTCATCGTGCGGCCTCTTGGGCGTTTTCTTTCAAGATCGCTTCCCGGATCATCTGCCGGGCACGGGAAAGTCTGGAGCGGACTGTCCCGATTGGGACATCCATGATATCGGCGGCTTCTTCGTAAGTCAATTCTTCGACGTCGCAAAGTTGGACGGCCATCCGGTAAGGGGGTGTCAGTTCTTCCATTGCGGCAAAAATGCGTTCAGCCTCCAATTTGCCGTCCAACTCGCCCCAGAACCCTTCTTGAACGGGTTCGATTTCGGCATGGTCTTCCAAACTGAGGGCCTCTTTGTACGACCGGATTACCATCAGCCGTTCGTTGCGGAGGATTTTAATGAGCCAAGACCGGAGGTTGCACCCGTCAAAGCGCTCCCAGGCTTTGAAAGCCTTTAAGAGGCAAGTTTGAACAAGGTCTTCGGCTTCTTCGGGGCTGCATCCCAGGCGTCGCGCCACACGGTAAAGGACAGGCAGTTCCGGAGAGACGGCCCGTTCAAAATCTCGGGGGTTGCGTTGGGTGAATATTCCCATTCGGGTGGCATCGTGGATCGCGCCGAGGGCCGATAAGGGGGCCGACATCGCTATCCACAATGATTTTAGGCCATTTTGGTTCCCGCCAGCCCGGTTTTGGCCAGGCCCTTCGGCACTAAGAACTCCGGGGCCGGACTCCCACTATTCGTTTGCCCACCGGTTGACGAGCCACCAACAGGCTTGGTCGTGGGGTGTGAACCGGTGGTTCGTGATGATTTCGAACGCCGGGAGATAGCCCAGCTCGCGGTGACCATAAGCCCGGACCCGTTGGATGACCGTTTCCACATGGTGTTTGGCAATTCGGGCGCGCTCGATGTCGGCCAACGATCCGCCGATGCGCACATGGTTGTCGCGGGCAATCCGGGCGAATGTGTCGAACAGATACCGCATGGGAGCGAGTTTCCCTATGGCGGCATCGGGCTCACACTGGGCGTAGCTGGCGTGGGCTTCCCGCATCAGCACCAGTGCTTCCACCATCCCACGCAAGGCAAGGGCGACATTTTTGTAGGGTTCGGCCGGGGCGAGTCGGATCGCCTTCTCACTGAGTTGGACTAGCTTCTTGGCACGCTCGGGCTCTGCTTCGTCACGGTGGTGGAGCCAGGCCAAAAAGGGGTTGCCAGCCAGGAAGAGCCGGGATTTGAGCTTGTGGCGGTGCCCAGAGGCCGCCCAAACCCCACCCATTTGCTCCAATTCGACCCCCATGGTTTTGGCCCAGTCCGCCGCTTCTCCAAATGAATCGGCCAGGCTTTCCCCCGAATTCGGATCGGCCGCGATCCGGGCGGCCCATTCCACGGCTGGGAAGATGCTGTCGTAGGGGTTGTACATCACCTGTTCCCAAGTGGTTAGGCAGACCCCTTCAAGTTTGAGGCTATGGGCATCTTGGGCCACCTGGCGGACATTCGATTCCGTCCGGGCCACGTGCATCCAAGCCGCGTTGTAAACGGCGGTGGCCGGGCAAGCGACTACGTCGAATCCGGAGAAGGCCGCCGCTGATTTTTGGACGCCGCCTCCATATTGCCAATCAAAGATCAGGGTTTCACGGGGGAGCCCTTCCAGAGCTGACGGATGGTCCAGGAACATGTCCCCCCAAAGGGCGGGCCGGCGCCCATGCCCGACCACCCGCCGGATGAGCGGTTCGAAGTGGCGCTGGTAAAGCCAAGCCTTTTCGTCCACGGCTTTCCCGGCCATCAAGGCGGCACAACGGGGACATTTGCCGAGTTGGGCGGTTTCGTCTCCCCCAATGTGGATGATTTCCGACTTGAAGACGTCGGCGGTTTCGTCGATCAGGGCCTCGCACAGATTGACGAATTCTGGGCAACTGGGGCAGGCCTGGAGTCCGGAAAAGACCTCTTCGCGGAAGATGCGCCCTTCTTCGCAGTTGAAGAACCCTTCAAAATGGCCGAGAAGGTTGATAAACGGGATGATTTCCAGGGATGGGAATTCTGCTTGAAGCGACCGGATCTGGTCGGGTGTGACCGCCCCTTTGCCGTGGCTCCACGGAGTCGATTGGTAGGCAAAGCGATGTTCCAAATAGAGCCCGATGGCATCGTAACCAGCATCCTGGGCGGTGGCGGCAAATTGGTAAAGATGGTCGAGGGTTGGCGATTGTTCCCGGGCAAAATCGACCATCCATATGCGGCGCATGGAGTCAGGATACTGGTTTCAGCCCTAGGGTTGCCGTCCGCATGGCCGGGTGCGCGTAGAATCGGGGGTGATGGGAACCGGTCGGATCGTATTGGCGGTGACAGGGGCGAGCGGGGCGATCTATGCCCAACGCCTGGCCCGGCACCTCGCCCAGAACTTTGACGAGATCTACTTGATGCTCAGCACGCAGGCCATCGACGTCGCCCTGACCGAGCTGGGTGTCGCCATTAACCGGAAGGAGTTTTCAACCCAGCCCTGGCTTGGCAAGAGTTTCCGGAACATCCACCTCCTGGACGAAAAGGATTACTTCACTCCACCGGCCAGTGGGAGTTTCCGGCACGACGGCATGATCATTTGCCCATGCAGCATGGGCACGGCCGGCCGGATCGCCAACGGGGTGAGCAACGATTTGGTGACCCGCGCCGCCGATGTCTGCCTAAAGGAACGCCGGCCGCTCATCCTTGTCCCTCGCGAGATGCCATGGAACCTGATCCATTTGCGGAACATGACCCAACTCGCCGAGGCGGGGGCAACGATTTTGCCGGCGAGCCCGGCATGGTACGGCAAACCGAAGTCGATGGAAGATTTGGCTGACACCGTGGTAGCCCGGATTCTGCAGGCTGTCGGAGTCGAACAAAACCTATTTGCCCAATGGATGGTCGAAGAATGAAAAGAGCCATTGTTGCCGGGGGAACCGGGTTTGTTGGCCGCCACCTTTGCCAAGAACTCTCCAACCAAGGCTGGGAACCAGTTGTCTTGACCCGGAAAGTTCAAAGCGGGGCCGGTTTTCGACAGGTGCAATGGGATGGCAAGAACCAGGGCGAATGGTCGGCCGAAATCAATGGGGCCGATGCCGTTTTCAATTTGAGCGGGGCACCCGTTGAGCAGAAATGGACTCCGGAGTACCGCCAAGTGATCTGCCGTTCGCGGGTGGATTCGACAGCCGCTTTGCATCAGGCGGTGAGTGCTGCCGATTCCAAACCCCGGGCGTGGGTCAACGCCAGTGCGGTCGGGTTTTATGGGGATAGAGGGGACGAGGTTTTGGGCGAGAGCGCCCGGGCCGGGGTCGGATTTTTGCCAGACGTGTGCCAGGCTTGGGAACGCGCCTGTCTCACTCCCGTTATCGAGGGTGTCAAGCAGGTCTGCGTCCGAAACGGCCACGTCCTCGGGGCGGATGACGGATTGTTGCCGGTCATGCTCAAGCTCGCCAAATCATTTTTGGGCGGGGCCGCTGGCGATGGGAGGCAGTGGATGCCTCTGATCCATGTGCGCGATTTGGCCCGGTTCTATATCTGGTGCATCGACCACGTCAACTCGGGGCCAATCAACGGTTGCGCTCCGGAACCCGTGACCAATGCACAGTTCATGTCGCAGCTCCGGATGGCGGTTGGGCGTCCGTTTTCCCCGCCCGTCCCCAAGCCGCTGTTGGAGTTTGGAACCGGTCTGGTTGGTATGCAAGGCTCCTTGATGACAATGAGCCACCGGGCCGTGCCGACTTTGGCTCAATCGCTCGGGTTCCGGTGGGAGTTCCCGACTTTGGAATCGATGCTGGCCGACTTGGTGAAGTAGGGCTGTTTTCCGCCCGGGGCGGAGTTCCGGCTTGCCGGAACGAGGGATTGGCCTCGGGCCGGGCGGTCGCTGCACCTAGCCAGGGGGTATCGTCGCCAAATCAACATGAAGCGGGAAACCCTGCTCCAACACCTAGGCGAAGAGCGGCACCACCTGGGTGCAGTGACGCCGCCAATCTTTCAAACATCGCTGTTCGTCCAGCCCGACTTTGACACGTTCCGGGGAAAGCTCAAAGATCCGAGCCAGTCTGAAGAGCGGTTTGTTTACAGTCGGGTTGGGAACCCGAACCTCTCGATTGTCGAAAAGAAATTGGCGATGCTAGAAGGCACAGAGTCGGCTTTGGTCTTTGCCAGCGGCATGGCGGCGATTTCTGCGGCGATCCTCCATTGTGTGCGTGCCGGGGACCACATCGTCTGTATCGACACCGCTTACGGACCAACCCGCGAATTCCTGACGAACTACCTGCCTGATTTCGGCATTGAAACGACATTCGTGGCCGGCTGCGATTCGCAGGAGATTTTCGATGCTTGCACCGAGGATACGAAGCTGGTTTACTTGGAATCGCCGAGCAGCATCTTGTTCCGTGCCCAAGATTTCCGGGCTGTTTCGGCTTTTGCCCGCGAGCGGGGGATTTGGACCGTGGCCGACAATTCCAATGCGACACCTCTCTTCCAACAACCACATTCCCTGGGCATCGACATCGTCGTCCATTCGGCCACCAAATACCTTTGCGGCCACAGCGACGTCGTGGCGGGGGCGCTTTGTGCCCGCAAAGATGTGACAACGGCCATCGAATTGCGGGAAGGGCAATGGTTTGGCGGTAGGTTGGCCCCGTTCGATGCATGGCTGATGCTGAGGGGTTTGCGGACGCTGAAACTCCGGGTGGACGAAGCGCAGCGGCAGGGAAGGTTGCTCTTCGACTTCGTCAAAGGTCTCGGGCTGGGTGAAGTCCTCTATTCCGGGGATCCCGACCATCCCCAAGCCGGTCTCATTTCACAGCAGCAGACTGGGCACACCAGCCTGGTCACCCTCATCCCGACTTGTCAGGAAGAATCAGCCGTCAAGCAGTTTTTGGAATCACTGAAAGTGTTTCAGATGGGGGTCAGCTGGGGCGGGTTCGAAAGCCTCGCGGTTCCCGTTTTTGGCAAACCGATGGACTGGCCGGATGAACGGTGGATGGTGCGGTTTTATGCCGGGCTTGAAGACATCGCGGATTTGCAATTGGACATCTCGGCGGCGGCCCACCATCTTGCGCCGGCCGTCACCGCGAATTGAACAGCCAACCGGCGGCGACCAGCAGCGCCGCGGCCATCGCAACCTTTTCGACCAATGACCGCAGGATGCGATCCCGGATCACGGGGAGGGGGGGGTCGGTCATAGATCCCAGGGCATTTTCTCGGTTGTGCCGGTTTGGGCTGCGGTTTGCGTGGGCTCTGCGACGTCAACCGTTGCCATATCCCAAGGCATGTTTTCCACAAGTTCAGCCGGAGTTGTCCCAAGTGCTGGCGCAACAACCACTTCGGCAACCTCCCGGATCGGCGTCGTTTCCGGCTCTGGCCGGTTCCGCAGGTGCTCGACTTCCCGGATGAGGGCCTTATTTTCGGTTTGAAGACGCAGCGATTCGTCGGCGTACTTCTGGGCCCGGCCGACATTGCGGAGCAACTCAATATGGCGGATCGCCTCCAGGGCGATCCCCCCTGCCAGCCCGACGCAGACCCATGCCACGGCTTCGACCATTCCCTCAAGGATACCGCCCGGGCCCGTATACTCGCCCTGTGGCGGTTTTGCGGGAAGCGGTTTCGGTGTTCGACATTTTCAAGATCGGGGTCGGCCCCAGCAGCTCCCACACTCTTGGGCCCTGGCGCGCGGCCCAGGAATTCGTGGGATCGCTCCCCGATGGCCAAATTGAGTCGATCCATGTTGATTTGTTCGGCAGCCTGGCCAAAACCGGCAAGGGTCACGGAACCGATATCGCCGTCCAACTCGGTTTGATGGGTTGGGATCCCCGAACCTGCGATGTTTCCGCAATCGGCTCAATGTTAGAAACTATTCAGGAAACCAAACGGTTGATGTGCCGTAATGCCGAGATCGAATTCGTACCCAGCAAGCATATCGTTCTCCATCGCCAAACCACTTTGCCTTTTCATCCAAATGGTTTGACATTTTCAGCCATCGTTGATGGAGCAAAATATTCGGAAACCTACTATTCTGTCGGGGGTGGCTTCGTGGTTAAGGAACACCAAGAGCTTTCCGGGGCCCGGTGCCTGATCCTTCCGTACCCCGTGGAAAGCGCAGCCGAACTTAGCGAGCACTGCCGATCCAACGGGCTTGATATCCCGGCCGTGAGCCGGGAAAACGAAGCACGGTGGCGCCCGGCTGGCGAAACCGAAAGTGGTCTGGCTGACATTTGGTCTGCGATGAAGGATTGCATCTACCGGGGTTGCCACACCGATGGGGTGTTGCCGGGAGGGTTGAACGTGGTGCGCCGGGCCAAAAAGCAGAATGCCGACTTGGTCGGCACAAGGACGTATTCGGACTTCGACGGGTGGGTCGCGGCGATGCGCTACGCCAGCCCAAATTTCCAGCAGACCCTGCGCTGGATCAGCGTGTTTGCGTTGGCGGTGAACGAAGAAAATGCGGCCTTTGGCCGGGT
This window of the Armatimonadota bacterium genome carries:
- a CDS encoding L-serine ammonia-lyase, whose translation is MPRLRPFPQGYRPGPYTRPVAVLREAVSVFDIFKIGVGPSSSHTLGPWRAAQEFVGSLPDGQIESIHVDLFGSLAKTGKGHGTDIAVQLGLMGWDPRTCDVSAIGSMLETIQETKRLMCRNAEIEFVPSKHIVLHRQTTLPFHPNGLTFSAIVDGAKYSETYYSVGGGFVVKEHQELSGARCLILPYPVESAAELSEHCRSNGLDIPAVSRENEARWRPAGETESGLADIWSAMKDCIYRGCHTDGVLPGGLNVVRRAKKQNADLVGTRTYSDFDGWVAAMRYASPNFQQTLRWISVFALAVNEENAAFGRVVTAPTNGAAGVIPAVMMYGYTFLGFTDSQLHDFLLVAGEIGCLFKKGATISAAMGGCMAEIGVSSAMAAAGHAYMLGCDTERVLMAAEIAMEHHLGLTCDPVGGLVQVPCIERNTMGAMKAITAANIALASDPALAKVSLDDVIATMWETAKDMNTRYKETSEGGLAVRIPVVVPEC
- a CDS encoding PLP-dependent transferase, producing the protein MKRETLLQHLGEERHHLGAVTPPIFQTSLFVQPDFDTFRGKLKDPSQSEERFVYSRVGNPNLSIVEKKLAMLEGTESALVFASGMAAISAAILHCVRAGDHIVCIDTAYGPTREFLTNYLPDFGIETTFVAGCDSQEIFDACTEDTKLVYLESPSSILFRAQDFRAVSAFARERGIWTVADNSNATPLFQQPHSLGIDIVVHSATKYLCGHSDVVAGALCARKDVTTAIELREGQWFGGRLAPFDAWLMLRGLRTLKLRVDEAQRQGRLLFDFVKGLGLGEVLYSGDPDHPQAGLISQQQTGHTSLVTLIPTCQEESAVKQFLESLKVFQMGVSWGGFESLAVPVFGKPMDWPDERWMVRFYAGLEDIADLQLDISAAAHHLAPAVTAN